The Triticum aestivum cultivar Chinese Spring chromosome 3A, IWGSC CS RefSeq v2.1, whole genome shotgun sequence genome includes a region encoding these proteins:
- the LOC123057851 gene encoding uncharacterized protein — protein MAAAILQQVAGGALMGASSPAAADLACRAAVMAAPRLLGLMQRNYHSSAPRAPLHRPAAAAIASGGRGLSSYDKYASQLKDEEEKMRTKKQLAVALMNDTPRSSGDGDHGEEVKSVSNLLSLLGAPAPAPTNGPTADQLAKQLLNERRSLLEKKKNALLIELLNGDGHGREHKTAEVVAAARQLLDDLAAYEERRAHKTFSAELKGLQKMVEANRLKAEADNRSAMSSMDLVKAQVQSTNATVHSYRADVKRLEAGVAEARLEAKMAGEIVDSVKKTGERLEGKYGDLSKGVESAKGLSCFVFWCGALSGLSYYMNYYL, from the exons ATGGCGGCAGCGATCTTGCAGCAGGTGGCCGGCGGCGCCCTCATGGGCGCGTCGTCCCCGGCGGCGGCGGACCTGGCGTGCCGGGCGGCCGTCATGGCGGCGCCACGCCTCCTCGGCCTCATGCAAAGGAACTACCACTCCTCGGCGCCGCGCGCGCCCCTGCACCGGCCAGCTGCGGCGGCCATCGCCTCCGGGGGCCGCGGCCTCTCGTCCTACGACAAGTACGCCAGCCAGCTTAAG gatgaggaggagaagatgaggaCCAAGAAGCAGCTTGCGGTGGCGCTGATGAACGACACCCCGAGGAGCAGCGGCGACGGCGACCACGGGGAGGAGGTCAAGAGCGTCAGCAACCTCCTCTCCCTGCTCGGCGCCCCCGCTCCCGCCCCCACCAACGGCCCCACGGCCGACCAGCTCGCCAAGCAGCTGCTGAACGAGCGCCGGAGCTtgctggagaagaagaagaacgcgCTGCTGATCGAGCTGCTCAACGGGGACGGCCACGGCAGGGAGCACAAGACGGCCGaggtcgtcgccgccgcccgccagcTCCTCGACGACCTCGCGGCGTACGAGGAGCGCCGGGCCCACAAAACCTTCTCCGC GGAGCTGAAGGGTCTGCAGAAGATGGTGGAGGCCAACAGGCTCAAGGCCGAGGCCGACAACAGGAGCGCGATGAGCTCCATGGATCTAGTCAAGGCGCAGGTCCAGTCGACTAATGCCACCGTCCACTCTTACCGCGC GGACGTGAAGCGGCTAGAGGCCGGAGTTGCAGAAGCCAGATTAGAGGCAAAGATGGCCGGGGAAATCGTGGACTCCGTAAAGAA GACAGGGGAGAGGTTGGAGGGGAAGTATGGAGATTTGTCGAAAGGGGTGGAGTCGGCTAAAGGTCTCTCGTGCTTCGTGTTCTGGTGCGGCGCCCTGAGCGGACTGAGTTATTATATGAATTATTATTTATGA